The Microbacterium sp. SORGH_AS_0862 genome has a segment encoding these proteins:
- a CDS encoding MarR family winged helix-turn-helix transcriptional regulator codes for MTDDSPRAAEAAELRMSVFRLARRLRAQRAVDSMSDGQFSVLMALKVNGTRTLGELAARERVTAPSMNRTVNCLEESGYLERRSDDTDRRKVNIVLTDAGRAVVEETVRRRNAWLEEALDELDADERATLHAASEILRRVAER; via the coding sequence ATGACCGACGATTCCCCCCGCGCCGCCGAGGCGGCAGAGCTGCGCATGTCCGTCTTCCGCCTGGCCCGGCGCCTGCGTGCCCAGCGCGCGGTCGACTCGATGAGCGACGGGCAGTTCTCGGTGCTCATGGCGCTGAAGGTCAACGGCACGCGGACTCTCGGCGAGCTCGCCGCACGCGAGCGGGTGACCGCGCCGTCGATGAACCGCACGGTCAACTGCCTCGAGGAGTCGGGCTACCTCGAGCGCCGGAGCGACGACACCGACCGCCGCAAGGTCAACATCGTGCTCACGGATGCGGGCCGCGCCGTCGTCGAAGAGACGGTCCGCCGTCGCAACGCCTGGCTCGAGGAGGCGCTCGACGAGCTGGACGCCGATGAACGCGCGACGCTGCATGCCGCATCCGAGATCCTGCGCCGGGTGGCCGAGCGATGA